The following are encoded in a window of Poecile atricapillus isolate bPoeAtr1 chromosome 21, bPoeAtr1.hap1, whole genome shotgun sequence genomic DNA:
- the DHX33 gene encoding ATP-dependent RNA helicase DHX33 isoform X2: MAQDSEGPPAKRFKAAPPGTQPQSAAPPAHVQRRSLPISGARGPLLARLRRLDTAVLIGETGSGKTTQLPQYLYEVGIGHPGIIAVTQPRRVAAVTLAARVAEEKRTELGRLVGYTVRFDDCSCAETRIRFLTDGMLLREAIGDPLLHKYSVVILDEAHERTIHTDVLFGVVKAAQKKRKERGLRPLKVIVMSATMDVDQFSQYFNGAPVIYLEGRQHPIEIFYTKEQQSDYLQAALVSIFQIHQEAPACQDILVFLTGQEEIEAMTKTCRDVAQHLPKGCPRMTVLPLYASLPHCQQLRAFKPTPEGCRKVILSTNIAETSITIAGIKFVVDTGMVKAKKYSPETGLEVLAVQQVSKAQAWQRTGRAGRQESGICYRLYTEEDFDKFDEMTTPEIQRCNLASVVLQLLALKIPNVLTFDFMSKPSPDAIQAAIDQLDLLGAVTQKEGQLVLTPLGRKMAAFPLDPKFSKAILLSPKFHCAEEILTIVSLLSVDSVLHNPPAQRDEVQAVRRKFISSEGDHLTLLNVYRAYKNVSGHKGWCRENFINGRNMKLMAEVRAQLRDICVKNKEVMVKTQILHVVL; the protein is encoded by the exons ATGGCTCAGGACAGCGAGGGGCCTCCGGCCAAGCGGTTCAAGGCAGCGCCCCCCGGCACGCAGCCCCAGAGCGCCGCGCCTCCCGCACACGTGCAGCGCCGCTCCCTGCCCATCTCCGGAGCCCGCGGCCCGCTGCTGGCCCGGCTCCGCCGCCTCGACACCGCCGTGCTCATCG GAGAAACAGGCTCAGGGAAGACCACTCAGCTCCCTCAGTACCTGTATGAAGTGGGGATTGGCCACCCTGGCATCATCGCTGTGACCCAGCCCCGCAGGGTGGCAGCTGTCACCCTGGCTGCCAGAGTCGCCGAGGAGaagaggacagagctggggaggctG GTTGGCTACACCGTGCGCTTCGATGATTGTTCGTGTGCTGAGACCAGGATCCGGTTCCTGACGGACGGAATGCTGCTCCGAGAGGCCATCGGGGACCCTCTGCTGCACAAGTACAGCGTGGTCATCCTGGACGAGGCCCACGAGAGGACCATCCACACTGATGTGCTCTTTGGAGTGGTCAAAGCTGCGCAAAAGAAGCGAAAGGAACGAGGCCTGCGGCCACTGAAA GTGATTGTCATGTCAGCCACGATGGATGTGGACCAGTTCTCCCAATATTTCAATGGAGCTCCTGTCATCTATCTGGAAGGCCGGCAGCATCCCATTGAGATCTTTTACACCAAGGAGCAGCAGAGTGACTACCTGCAGGCAGCACTGGTGTCCATCTTCCAGATCCACCAG GAAGCCCCTGCATGCCAGGACATCCTGGTGTTCCTGACTGGTCAGGAAGAAATTGAAGCAATGACCAAAACCTGTCGAGATGTTGCCCAGCATCTCCCCAAGGGCTGCCCACGGATGACAGTGCTGCCCCTTTATGCTTCTCTGCCCCATTGCCAACAACTCCGTGCCTTTAAACCTACCCCAGAG GGCTGTCGCAAAGTGATCCTCTCCACCAACATCGCAGAAACCTCCATCACCATTGCGGGGATAAAATTCGTTGTGGACACAGGCATGGTCAAAGCCAAGAAGTACAGCCCTG AAACTGGGCTGgaagtgctggcagtgcagcaGGTGTCCAAGGCCCAGGCTTGGCAGCgcacagggagagcagggagacAGGAGAGTGGCATCTGCTACCGGCTCTACACAGAGGAGGACTTTGACAAGTTTGATGAAATGACAACACCTGAGATACAGAG GTGTAACCTGGCCAGTGTGGTGCTTCAGCTCCTagccctgaaaattcccaaTGTGCTCACCTTTGACTTCATGTCCAAACCGTCTCCTG ATGCTATTCAAGCAGCAATTGATCAGCTGGACCTGCTGGGGGCTGTGACTCAAAAGGAAGGTCAGCTTGTCCTGACCCCCCTGGGAAGGAAAATGGCAGCCTTTCCACTGGATCCAAAATTCTCCAAG GCCATCCTCCTGTCCCCCAAGTTCCACTGTGCAGAGGAGATCCTGACCATCGTGTCACTGTTATCAGTGGACAGTGTCCTCCACAACCCCCCTGCCCAGCGGGATGAGGTGCAGGCTGTCAGGAGGAAATTCATTTCCAGTGAGGGCGATCATCTGACCCTGCTCAACGTGTACAGGGCCTACAAGAACGTCAGCGGGCACAAG
- the DERL2 gene encoding derlin-2 → MAYQTFRQEYLQVPPVTRAYTTACVLTTAAVQLELITPFQLYFNPELIFKHFQIWRLITNYLFFGPVGFNFLFNMIFLYRYCRMLEEGSFRGRTADFVFMFLFGGLLMTLFGLFVNLVFLGQAFTIMLVYVWSRRNPYVRMNFFGLLIFQAPFLPWVLMGFSLLLGNSIIVDLLGIAVGHIYFFLEDVFPNQPGGGRLLRTPSVLKAIFDTAEDDPNYNPLPEERPGGFAWGEGQRLGG, encoded by the exons ATGGCGTACCAGACGTTCCGGCAGGAGTACCTGCAGGTGCCGCCCGTGACCCGGGCCTACACCACCGCCTGCGTCCTCACCACCGCCGCCGTG CAATTAGAACTTATCACGCCCTTCCAGCTGTATTTCAACCCTGAGTTAATATTTAAGCACTTTCAA ATATGGAGGTTAATCACAAACTACTTGTTCTTTGGACCAGTtggctttaattttttatttaacatgATCTTTTT ATACCGGTACTGCCGCATGCTCGAGGAAGGCTCTTTCCGGGGTCGGACGGCAGATTTTGTATTTATGTTCCTTTTTGGAGGACTTTTAATGACT CTTTTTGGGCTGTTTGTGAACTTGGTGTTCCTGGGCCAGGCGTTCACCATCATGCTGGTGTACGTCTGGAGCCGCAGGAACCCCTATGTCCGCATGAACTTCTTCGGTCTCCTCATCTTCCAAGCCCCATTTCTACCCTGGGTATTGATGGGCTTTTCACTGCTTTTGGGGAACTCCATCATTGTGGATCTCCTGG GCATTGCTGTTGggcatatatattttttcttagagGATGTCTTTCCCAATCAGCCTGGTGGTGGGAGGCTCCTGAGAACACCGTCTGTCCT gaaagcaaTATTTGACACAGCAGAGGATGACCCCAACTACAACCCCTTGCCCGAGGAGCGGCCGGGGGGGTTTGCGTGGGGAGAGGGGCAGCGCCTCGGGGGATAA
- the MIS12 gene encoding protein MIS12 homolog yields the protein MSVDPMAYETQFFGFTPQTCMLRFYIAFQDYLFEVMLVVEGVMLKKLDSIPGCKVSPSQIRKCTEKFLVFMKEHFDKLFAKMEEVVLQLVMNIPKNVLLPEDRVQEQYPYSKEEFQALQDELQQLQQQCRAEAAAEQVLRAELEEQKAVTAELEKILQCFDGLENICREHGASNFKESFALLMQSSKKLQDVLKDVEEKSKKMKQRDQLM from the coding sequence ATGTCGGTGGATCCCATGGCCTACGAGACGCAGTTCTTCGGGTTCACGCCCCAGACGTGCATGCTGCGCTTCTACATCGCCTTCCAGGATTACCTCTTCGAAGTGATGCTGGTGGTGGAGGGCGTGATGCTTAAGAAGCTGGACAGCATCCCCGGCTGCAAAGTCAGCCCTTCCCAGATCCGGAAATGCACCGAGAAATTCCTGGTCTTCATGAAGGAGCACTTCGATAAACTCTTCGCTAAAATGGAAGAAGTGGTTCTGCAGTTGGTGATGAACATCCCTAAGAACGTGCTGCTGCCCGAGGACAGGGTGCAGGAGCAGTATCCCTACAGCAAGGAGGAATTCCAGGCGCTGCAGGacgagctgcagcagctgcagcagcagtgcagggcagaGGCGGCCGCGGAGCAGGTGCTGcgagcagagctggaggaacaGAAAGCTGTCACGGCCGAGCTGGAGAAGATTTTGCAGTGCTTTGATGGGCTGGAGAATATCTGCAGGGAGCACGGGGCCAGCAACTTCAAGGAAAGCTTTGCCCTCCTGATGCAGAGCTCGAAGAAATTGCAGGATGTGCTGAAAGATGTTGAGGAGAAGAGCAAAAAAATGAAGCAGCGCGATCAGTTAATGTAA
- the LOC131587176 gene encoding serine/threonine-protein kinase pim-1-like, whose amino-acid sequence MGDGGVLMAALVLLLAIVAVCWAVGHWQPWRQQAKKRPAPGTPLREASGCSPGRPHGQSPAQDGGDSDGAALPRSTQAPAAACAPCPGPAVPLGSPTAERLWPLPGAQEEAGHKKELWELYQLGPQLGSGGFGTVFSGTRLSDGSPVAIKRVARDTVLQWNELPDGTCVPTEIVLMKKVGFGCQRIIQLLDWFELPDSFVLVLERPEQSRDLLRVLVEQEFLSEEAARWLFWQVLEAVWHCTACGVLHRDIKPENLLVNPETGELKLIDFGCGTFLQERAFTQFAGTRSYCPPEWIGLRCYHGDGATIWSLGVLLFEMVCGFLPFKNERDIVLGQPIFPQEISPECQHLISWCLSKHPMDRPVLEQ is encoded by the exons ATGGGTGACGGTGGCGTCCTAATGGCTGcacttgtcctgctgctggccatTGTGGCTGTCTGCTGGGCCGTTGGCCACTGGCAGCCGTGGAGGCAGCAGGCAAAGAAGCGAC ctgctcctgggacccccctgcgTGAAGCCTCGGGCTGTAGCCCCGGCCGTCCACACGGGCAGAGTCCAGCCCAGGACGGCGGGGACAGCGACGGTGCCGCCCTGCCCCGCTCCACTCAGGCTCCTGCAGCCGCCTGTGCGCCCTGTCCTGGCCCAGCTGTGCCGCTCGGCAGCCCGACGGCGGAAAGGCTGTGGCCGCTGCCCGGCGCGCAGGAGGAAGCAG GGCACAAGAaagagctgtgggagctgtacCAGCTGGGCCCGCAGCTGGGGAGCGGTGGCTTCGGCACCGTTTTCTCGGGAACCCGACTCTCCGACGGGAGCCCG GTGGCCATCAAGCGAGTGGCCCGGGACACGGTCCTGCAGTGGAacgagctg CCCGACGGCACCTGTGTTCCGACGGAGATCGTGCTCATGAAGAAGGTGGGCTTCGGCTGCCAGAGAATCATCCAGCTCCTGGACTGGTTCGAGCTGCCCGACAGCTTCGTTCTGGTGCTGGAGCGTCCGGAGCAATCTCGGGATCTCTTGCGCGTCCTGGTGGAGCAAGAGTTCCTGAGCGAGGAGGCGGCGCGCTGGCTTTTctggcaggtgctggaggcCGTATGGCACTGCACCGCCTGCGGCGTCCTGCACCGGGATATCAAGCCAGAGAACCTCCTCGTGAACCCGGAGACTGGCGAGCTGAAGCTCATCGATTTCGGTTGCGGCACCTTTCTCCAGGAGCGGGCCTTCACACAGTTTGCCG gaacacgctcgtactgcccgcccgagtggatcggcctgcgctgctaccacggcgatggggcgaccatctggtccctgggcgtgtTGCTCTTCGAAATGGTGTGCGGGTTCCTGCCATTCAAAAACGAGCGTGACATCGTGTTGGGGCAGCCCATCTTCCCGCAGGAGATTTCTCCAG agtgccaacatctgatcaGCTggtgtttgtccaagcaccccatggatcggccagtgctggagcag